The following are encoded together in the Limanda limanda chromosome 12, fLimLim1.1, whole genome shotgun sequence genome:
- the LOC133015544 gene encoding tumor necrosis factor ligand superfamily member 10-like translates to MAVSLSLQSLGLIILAAVLLQTIAVAISVIYFNKVLSTMKESFSRSSVSCLINANLHSQFEELTAEERKLNPCWQVTQQLHYHIEKTMADRFQKEISSTMRNKLTGALPILSPGVPLPKVAAHVTGVLSSTDSPTAEGSGSSRGHLGQRIRGWEGHRGLSFLQNMELRGGELLVPTSGLYYIYAQTYFRLPSTGETEGDAREEEGAQLVQYIYKKMSSYTVPILLMKSSRSACWPRGQEPGLFSLHQAGTAFLQPADRLFVSVSNASAMEMDGRASYFGAFLVG, encoded by the exons AtggccgtctctctctccctgcagagTCTGGGCCTCATCATACTCGCAGCCGTCCTCCTCCAGACCATCGCCGTGGCCATCAGCGTCATCTACTTCAACAAAGTCCTGAGCACA ATGAAGGAGAGTTTCTCCCGCAGCAGCGTGTCCTGTCTGATAAACGCAAACCTGCACTCGCAGTTCGAGGAATTGACGGCCGAGGAGAGAAAACTAAACCCCTGCTGGCAAGTCACGCAACAGCTCCACTACCACATAGAGAAG acAATGGCGGACAGATTCCAGAAAGAGATATCCTCCACTATGAGAA ATAAGCTGACGGGAGCGCTGCCCATCCTGAGCCCCGGGGTCCCTCTTCCTAAAGTCGCGGCCCATGTGACGGgtgtcctctcctccacagactcTCCCACAGCAGAGG GTTCTGGGAGCAGCAGGGGTCACCTGGGGCAGCGTATCCGAGGGTGGGAGGGCCACAGGGGTCTGTCCTTCCTGCAGAACATGGAGCTGAGGGGCGGCGAGCTCCTGGTGCCCACGTCTGGCCTCTACTACATCTATGCACAGACCTACTTCAGGCTGCCCTCGACGGGGGAGACGGAGGGGGACGCaagggaggaagaaggagcgCAGCTTGTACAGTACATCTACAAGAAG ATGAGTTCCTACACGGTGCCCATCCTGCTGATGAAGTCGTCCCGCAGCGCCTGCTGGCCCCGGGGTCAGGAGCCCGGCCTCTTCTCCCTGCACCAGGCCGGCACGGCCTTCCTCCAGCCCGCCGACCGCCTCTTCGTCTCAGTCAGCAACGCCAGCGCCATGGAGATGGACGGCAGGGCGAGCTACTTCGGGGCCTTCCTGGTGGgctaa